In Arachis stenosperma cultivar V10309 chromosome 1, arast.V10309.gnm1.PFL2, whole genome shotgun sequence, one DNA window encodes the following:
- the LOC130943563 gene encoding plant intracellular Ras-group-related LRR protein 5-like has product MERVSDKNPSQPPRSREFLETVEEITRIYRSLPPRPSIEELEAATSALETVNSEEQSKLNEISEQQPPRGIPDDLFSVLKDLKKSVVVFQSHQQRKEALHVIDMEKMFQNFGDLIQRASELVSGGGGGGDGVGTEIDEVAGERLVVMKKIEEAEEKEEEEEEDEGARKNVLKKSSSAKKLFSQGTGSSEKLSIMKVATVIETCAKNGDTKLELKGKLEEQMEWLPLSIGKLSHVTEIDLSENRIMALPTTIVGLKALTNLNLSSNQLINLPQSFGELINLVELNLRCNKMKTLPASFGNLKNLADLDLSLNEFTVLPETIGGLSSLRRLNVETNELEELPYTFGNCSMLSILNLDFNQLKALPEAIGKLESLEILTLHYNRVKRLPSTIGNLMNLKELDVSFNELEFIPENLCLAVNLRKLNVGKNFADLRALPETIGNLEKLEELEISNDQIRALPESFRLLSNLRVFRADETPLVVPPREVIKLGAQEVVQYMANFVAERDSKFVSSKNKNRRKSIRFWLCFGF; this is encoded by the exons ATGGAACGTGTCAGTGATAAAAATCCTTCACAACCACCACGTTCTCGTGAGTTTCTTGAAACAGTTGAAGAGATCACCCGAATCTACCGGTCACTGCCACCTCGACCTTCCATAGAGGAACTTGAAGCTGCCACGTCAGCCTTGGAAACCGTGAACAGCGAGGAGCAATCGAAGCTCAACGAAATCTCGGAGCAACAGCCGCCACGTGGCATCCCTGATGACCTGTTCTCTGTTCTGAAGGATCTCAAGAAGAGCGTGGTGGTTTTCCAGAGCCACCAGCAGAGGAAAGAGGCGCTTCATGTTATTGACATGGAGAAGATGTTTCAAAACTTCGGTGACCTTATTCAGAGAGCGTCTGAGTTGGTCTCCGGCGGTGGCGGCGGCGGCGACGGTGTTGGCACTGAGATTGATGAGGTTGCTGGTGAGAGGTTGGTGGTGATGAAGAAGATAGAGGAAGcggaagagaaagaggaagaggaagaggaggatgaAGGGGCACGAAAGAATGTTTTGAAGAAGAGTTCATCGGCGAAGAAGTTGTTCTCTCAAG GCACTGGAAGCTCTGAGAAATTAAGTATCATGAAAGTCGCTACTGTTATTGAAACTTGTGCTAAAAATGGAGACACAAAGCTTGAGCTTAAAGGGAAATTGGAGGAACAAATGGAATGGTTACCCCTTTCAATTGGGAAACTATCTCATGTCACTGAAATAGACCTATCCGAAAACAGAATCATGGCTCTTCCAACAACAATTGTGGGTCTCAAGGCCTTAACAAACCTAAATCTTTCCTCCAACCAGCTCATAAACCTTCCCCAATCATTTGGCGAATTGATTAACCTTGTCGAGCTCAACCTCCGCTGCAACAAAATGAAGACCCTCCCAGCTTCGTTTGGTAACTTGAAAAATCTCGCTGATCTCGACTTGAGTTTGAATGAGTTCACAGTTTTGCCAGAGACGATCGGGGGTTTAAGCAGCCTTAGGAGGCTGAATGTCGAGACAAATGAACTTGAGGAGCTGCCATACACATTTGGAAACTGTTCAATGCTATCTATTTTGAACTTAGATTTCAATCAGCTAAAGGCCCTTCCTGAGGCAATAGGGAAGCTTGAGAGCTTGGAGATTCTCACTTTGCACTATAACAGAGTTAAAAGGTTGCCTTCTACAATAGGTAATCTAATGAACTTGAAGGAACTTGATGTTAGCTTCAATGAACTTGAATTCATACCTGAAAACCTGTGTTTGGCCGTAAATTTGAGGAAACTAAATGTTGGAAAGAACTTCGCGGACCTAAGAGCCTTGCCGGAAACAATTGGAAATCTCGAGAAGCTCGAGGAGTTGGAGATAAGTAACGATCAAATAAGAGCTTTGCCCGAATCTTTCAGGCTCTTGTCTAATTTGAGAGTTTTCCGTGCTGATGAGACTCCTCTTGTGGTTCCCCCAAGAGAAGTGATTAAGTTGGGTGCTCAG GAAGTTGTGCAGTACATGGCTAATTTTGTCGCTGAGAGGGATTCAAAATTTGTGTCATcaaaaaataagaatagaagGAAGAGTATTCGATTCTGGCTTTGCTTCGGATTCTGA